One Macrobrachium rosenbergii isolate ZJJX-2024 chromosome 10, ASM4041242v1, whole genome shotgun sequence DNA window includes the following coding sequences:
- the LOC136842906 gene encoding protein C1orf43 homolog: MPTAEAMTLMFIVVIIFTIFLIITCLKRQVGRIRDRSKRDPHIPGSEAKKTLRREIERRLDRVADIYHEPKLLTLEVDSHSNTDLPPYYFRMKAIDNMKYLEQELSSLEGVGPRGSRESIRAYLMNLTNPGCVLATVEQRMIHELCDYYDHARHHPMQFTATQFTPYHSLLLRILHCGRNGEKLTGRMISTVKAPSDHDSAIDEPEHDHSGDDENLIISDSSMVLLHRPSSLKVSTDDNFETSV, translated from the exons ATGCCTACAGCAGAAGCAATGACTCTCATGTTCATCGTGGTCATCATCTTTACGATATTTCTGATCATAACATGTCTGAAACGACAAGTCGGTCGAATACGAGACAGATCGAAGAGGGATCCGCATATACCAGGTTCTGAGGCCAAAAAG acacTGAGGAGGGAGATTGAGAGAAGATTAGACCGTGTTGCAGATATATACCATGAGCCCAAATTACTGACTTTAGAAGTTGATAGTCATTCAAATACAGACCTTCCTCCATATTACTTTAGAATGAAAGCAATTGACAATATGAAATACCTTG AACAAGAACTGTCATCGCTAGAAGGTGTTGGCCCTCGAGGTTCAAGGGAAAGCATTAGAGCGTATCTGATGAATTTGACAAACCCAGGTTGTGTTTTGGCCACTGTAGAACAGAGGATGATTCACGAATTGTGTGATTACTATGACCATGCAAGACATCACCCAATGCAATTTACAGCAACCCAGTTTACTCCGTATCATAGCCTGTTGTTGCGGATATTACACTG TGGACGTAATGGGGAGAAATTAACAGGTCGCATGATTTCAACGGTAAAAGCACCTAGCGACCATGATTCCGCTATTGACGAACCAGAGCATGACCACAGTGGAGATGACGAGAACTTGATAATCAGCGATTCTAGCATGGTCTTACTCCATAGGCCATCGTCGTTGAAGGTTTCCACAGACGATAATTTTGAGACATCGGTGTGA